The following are encoded together in the Lathyrus oleraceus cultivar Zhongwan6 chromosome 3, CAAS_Psat_ZW6_1.0, whole genome shotgun sequence genome:
- the LOC127125899 gene encoding ras-related protein RABE1a has protein sequence MAAPPARARADYDYLIKLLLIGDSGVGKSCLLLRFSDGSFTTSFITTIGIDFKIRTIELDGKRIKLQIWDTAGQERFRTITTAYYRGAMGILLVYDVTDESSFNNIRNWIRNIEQHASDNVNKILVGNKADMDESKRAVPTSKGQALADEYGIKFFETSAKTNLNVEEVFFSIARDIKQRLADTDSKSEPQTIKINQPDQGAGASQAAQKSACCGS, from the exons ATGGCTGCTCCTCCTGCTAGAGCTCGTGCTGATTACGATTACCTAATTAAACTTCTCTTAATCGGTGATAGCG GTGTGGGTAAAAGTTGCCTTCTATTACGTTTCTCTGATGGGTCTTTTACAACTAGTTTTATCACGACCATTGG CATTGATTTCAAAATAAGGACCATTGAGCTTGATGGAAAGCGAATCAAATTGCAAATATGGGATACAGCCGGTCAAGAGCGTTTCCGAACTATCACAACGG CTTACTACCGTGGAGCCATGGGTATTTTGCTTGTATATGACGTTACTGACGAATCTTCTTTTAACA ATATCAGGAATTGGATTCGTAACATTGAGCAGCATGCTTCTGACAATGTTAACAAGATACTGGTAGGCAACAAAGCTGATATGGATGAAAGCAAACGG GCTGTGCCAACTTCTAAGGGTCAAGCGCTTGCAGATGAATATGGTATCAAGTTTTTTGAGACT AGTGCAAAAACGAATCTGAATGTGGAGGAGGTTTTCTTTTCAATAGCTCGGGACATCAAGCAAAGACTTGCAGACACTGACTCAAAATCTGAG CCCCAGACAATCAAGATTAACCAACCAGACCAGGGAGCAGGGGCTTCTCAGGCGGCCCAAAAATCTGCATGCTGTGGTTCTTAA